Proteins encoded by one window of Xanthomonas sp. DAR 80977:
- a CDS encoding putative bifunctional diguanylate cyclase/phosphodiesterase — MSIERVAAGIAGHAGTDWRWGWAAAAAVLAVATVVSALQALHWRRRMQQQQQRQQQLQQRDRHLKLALWASGEHFWDYDLQQRKLRRMRADEAAPHAQEITMVIREDDPLRIHPDDVPQAQRALREHLQGLTPVYVAEYRVDLAGDGVWLWARVRGRVVDYGADGKPRRLAGTARDITSHRQADLERRIASEVLRSMNEAVAVLDEDSRFISVNPAFTRITGYSEREVLGQPMALLDHAPDVPAPPLDQGRHWRGDAWKRRKDGQEILCHVRRNTVGDADGRHSFHVVVLEDITDQKRAEQELRYLANYDTLTSLPNRSLLSERLARAIVRARRQGSSVAVLFLDLDRFKDINDSLGHAVGDKVLRAVAERLQQAVGPQHTVARLAGDEFTVVVEDIAGQAEAEVVAARVLAAFDAPLQLEDRREVAISSSIGISLFPQHALLPSELLKHADTAMYQAKAAGRRNIQAYSARMDEATRHRATLASTLRKIPFDQELKLVYQPRYSLREQRVVGVEALLRWHSADFGAVSPSQFIPLAEETGLILEIGEWVLRQACSTLREWRQLGLTELCMSINVSAIQLERGDLPALMARILAETGVPAANVELELTESVVMSQVGKNAATLHACRALGLALAIDDFGTGYSSLAYLKRLPINTLKIDQEFIGDLTRDPDDEAITSTIIAMGHSLTLKVVAEGVELPGQLAFLRQHGCDEIQGHLVAPALEPDACLQLLRQPLLLPV; from the coding sequence ATGTCGATCGAGCGCGTCGCTGCGGGAATTGCCGGCCATGCCGGCACGGACTGGCGTTGGGGCTGGGCCGCCGCGGCGGCGGTGCTGGCGGTGGCCACGGTGGTGTCCGCGCTGCAGGCGCTGCACTGGCGGCGGCGCATGCAGCAGCAGCAACAGCGCCAGCAGCAGCTGCAGCAGCGCGACCGCCACCTGAAGCTGGCGCTGTGGGCCTCCGGCGAGCACTTCTGGGACTACGACCTGCAGCAGCGCAAGCTGCGCCGGATGCGCGCCGACGAAGCGGCGCCGCATGCGCAGGAGATCACCATGGTGATCCGCGAGGACGACCCGCTGCGCATCCATCCCGACGACGTGCCGCAGGCCCAGCGCGCGCTGCGCGAGCACCTGCAGGGACTGACCCCGGTCTACGTCGCCGAGTACCGGGTGGACCTGGCCGGCGACGGCGTGTGGCTGTGGGCGCGGGTGCGCGGCCGGGTGGTCGACTACGGCGCCGACGGCAAGCCGCGCCGGCTCGCCGGCACCGCGCGCGACATCACCTCGCACCGCCAGGCCGACCTGGAGCGGCGCATCGCCAGCGAAGTGCTGCGCAGCATGAACGAGGCGGTCGCGGTGCTGGACGAAGACTCCCGCTTCATCTCGGTCAACCCGGCCTTCACCCGCATCACCGGCTACAGCGAGCGCGAAGTGCTGGGCCAGCCGATGGCCCTGCTCGACCACGCGCCGGACGTCCCCGCGCCGCCGCTCGACCAGGGCCGGCACTGGCGCGGCGATGCCTGGAAACGGCGCAAGGACGGCCAGGAGATCCTCTGCCATGTGCGCCGCAATACGGTCGGCGACGCCGACGGCCGCCACAGCTTCCACGTGGTGGTGCTGGAAGACATCACCGACCAGAAGCGCGCCGAGCAGGAACTGCGCTACCTGGCCAACTACGACACGCTGACCAGCCTGCCCAACCGGTCGCTGCTGTCCGAGCGGCTGGCGCGCGCGATCGTGCGGGCGCGGCGCCAGGGCAGTTCGGTGGCGGTGCTGTTCCTGGACCTGGACCGGTTCAAGGACATCAACGATTCGCTCGGCCATGCGGTGGGCGACAAGGTGTTGCGCGCGGTCGCCGAACGCCTGCAGCAGGCGGTGGGCCCGCAGCACACGGTGGCGCGCCTGGCCGGCGACGAATTCACCGTGGTGGTGGAGGACATCGCCGGCCAGGCCGAGGCCGAGGTCGTCGCCGCGCGCGTGCTGGCCGCCTTCGATGCGCCGCTGCAACTGGAGGACCGCCGCGAAGTGGCGATCTCCTCCTCGATCGGCATCTCGCTGTTCCCGCAGCACGCGTTGCTGCCCAGCGAGCTGCTCAAGCACGCCGACACGGCCATGTACCAGGCCAAGGCCGCCGGGCGCCGCAACATCCAGGCGTATTCGGCGCGCATGGACGAGGCCACCCGCCATCGCGCCACGCTGGCCAGCACCCTGCGCAAGATCCCGTTCGACCAGGAGCTGAAACTGGTCTACCAGCCGCGCTATTCGCTGCGCGAGCAGCGCGTGGTCGGCGTGGAAGCGCTGCTGCGCTGGCACAGCGCCGATTTCGGCGCGGTCTCGCCGAGCCAGTTCATCCCCCTGGCCGAGGAGACCGGACTGATCCTGGAGATCGGCGAATGGGTGCTGCGCCAGGCGTGCAGCACCCTGCGCGAGTGGCGCCAGCTCGGCCTGACCGAGCTGTGCATGTCGATCAACGTGTCGGCGATCCAGCTCGAACGCGGCGACCTGCCGGCGCTGATGGCGCGGATCCTGGCCGAGACCGGGGTCCCGGCCGCCAACGTCGAACTGGAACTCACCGAGAGCGTGGTGATGTCGCAGGTCGGCAAGAACGCCGCCACCCTGCACGCCTGCCGCGCGCTGGGCCTGGCCCTGGCGATCGACGACTTCGGCACCGGCTATTCGTCGCTGGCCTACCTGAAGCGCTTGCCGATCAACACCTTGAAGATCGATCAGGAATTCATCGGCGACCTGACCCGCGACCCGGACGACGAGGCGATCACCAGCACCATCATCGCGATGGGCCACTCGCTGACCCTGAAAGTGGTCGCCGAAGGCGTGGAACTGCCGGGCCAGCTGGCGTTCCTGCGCCAGCACGGCTGCGACGAGATCCAGGGCCACCTGGTCGCCCCGGCGCTGGAGCCGGACGCCTGCCTGCAGCTGCTGCGGCAGCCCTTGCTGCTGCCCGTCTGA
- a CDS encoding YecA family protein, whose amino-acid sequence MIELPSADDVTQASQQLGLAASAAELHGALCGWLAGGGADLAAWPAAVLADAGIATPRGGDALDRLREATAAQLEDRDFAFDLVLADAGAPLSERADALFDWCRGFLGGFGLAAGAKPPLSEEGAEALQDLARLAQASTDDFDSADEDEDALAEIEEFVRVAALLLHSDCVLGPRHRQRLN is encoded by the coding sequence ATGATCGAACTTCCTAGCGCCGACGACGTCACCCAAGCCAGCCAGCAACTGGGCCTGGCCGCGTCGGCAGCCGAACTCCACGGTGCGCTGTGCGGCTGGCTGGCCGGCGGCGGCGCCGACCTGGCCGCATGGCCGGCGGCGGTGCTGGCCGATGCCGGCATCGCCACGCCGCGCGGCGGCGATGCGCTGGACCGGCTGCGCGAGGCCACCGCCGCGCAGCTGGAGGACCGCGACTTCGCCTTCGACCTGGTGCTGGCCGATGCCGGCGCGCCGCTGTCCGAGCGCGCCGACGCGCTGTTCGACTGGTGCCGCGGCTTTCTCGGCGGTTTCGGCCTGGCCGCCGGCGCCAAGCCGCCGCTGTCCGAGGAAGGCGCCGAGGCGCTGCAGGACCTGGCGCGGCTGGCCCAGGCCAGCACCGACGATTTCGACAGCGCCGACGAGGACGAGGACGCGCTGGCCGAGATCGAGGAATTCGTGCGCGTGGCCGCCTTGCTGCTGCACAGCGACTGCGTGCTCGGCCCGCGCCATCGGCAACGCCTGAACTGA